In one window of Cellulophaga sp. HaHa_2_95 DNA:
- a CDS encoding metalloprotease, giving the protein MRIRKFNFLIAVLNFTVCLLACSKVSCQHYNKVTAKLNDQDKTLNIIQEFKFHNSSKDTLEVLYFNDWANAYSNKKTPLAKRFQEEFKKNFHLAKDEERGYTKIYSIIDEKFSVINWEHTPESDILKLELNKPIGPDEYATFSMTYQVKLPQNKFTLFGYNTKGEYYLRDWYLTPAVYDGSWHLYSNKDLEDLYTGITNTDVMLTLPNNLFVISNFEKENEIKKETYKELNLRGDYRKSCSLILSPTSYFTKHITDYATVVTDINVSKFDEISRTIAIDKVSEYIYKHLGSYPHTELVVSTIDYNKDPLYGLNQLPSFVRPYDNQFQFELKYLKTALNNFFNETLFLDPRKERWVMDALINYMMISYVEENYPDQKLLGKLSTIWGFKNFNLAKMKFEEQYPLLYMYAARKNIDQPLITPNDSLIKYNHKIGNRYKAGAGLSFLANYVGKEKVDESIKDFYANYKLRPVSSQDFERILANNVNKDISWFLDEYVTTNDRIDFKIKKVVKVGDSLGVTLKNKSGTNVPISMFGLQKDSVVSKYWFTGIDSTKTFYIPQNGEDKLVLNYDQKIPEFNQRDNWKSLGGFLSSNKKLKFQFFKDTEDPFYNQIFYVPTIRFNIYDGITPAMRIYNKTFLERPFLFDISPAYAFKERSLVGSAGFKFRKYHNKTGFYLSNYSLSGSTYHFQENSRYVSITPAVSFGWRPDDFRSNKRDFLNIRYVNIYRSLDENVEELETTPDYSVLNARYGSFKNGIIDYYSWFADAQYAGNFSKIAFNFEYRKLFANNMQLNTRFFAGKFISNTSDTDFYSFALDRPTDYLFDYNYLGRSESSGLYSQQLVIAEGGFKSKLANPFANDFLATTNTSISVWRWIELYGDLGLTKNRNENARFVYDSGVRLNLVTDYFELYFPLYSNNGWEVAQPDYSQKIRFIVTLSPRTLTRLITRKWF; this is encoded by the coding sequence ATGCGGATAAGGAAATTTAATTTCTTAATTGCGGTGTTGAATTTTACTGTATGCCTTTTGGCATGCAGTAAAGTTTCATGTCAACATTACAATAAAGTTACTGCAAAACTGAATGATCAGGATAAAACGCTGAACATCATACAAGAGTTTAAATTTCATAATAGTTCCAAAGATACTTTAGAGGTTCTGTATTTTAACGATTGGGCTAATGCCTATAGTAACAAGAAAACACCCCTAGCAAAACGATTCCAAGAAGAGTTTAAAAAGAATTTTCATTTAGCAAAAGATGAGGAACGGGGTTATACAAAAATCTATAGCATTATAGATGAGAAGTTTTCTGTAATTAATTGGGAACATACTCCAGAAAGCGATATTCTAAAGCTAGAATTAAACAAGCCTATCGGGCCTGACGAGTATGCTACGTTTTCAATGACCTATCAGGTGAAACTTCCGCAAAATAAATTCACCCTCTTTGGATACAATACCAAGGGCGAATATTACTTAAGAGATTGGTACTTAACACCAGCGGTGTATGACGGTTCATGGCATTTATACTCCAATAAAGATTTAGAAGATCTATACACGGGTATTACAAATACAGATGTAATGCTTACACTTCCAAATAATCTTTTTGTAATTTCTAATTTTGAAAAAGAAAACGAAATTAAAAAAGAAACCTATAAAGAGCTCAACTTAAGAGGAGACTATAGAAAAAGCTGTAGTTTAATTTTATCTCCTACCTCTTACTTTACCAAGCACATTACAGATTACGCTACAGTAGTTACTGATATTAATGTATCTAAATTTGATGAAATATCTAGAACTATAGCTATAGATAAAGTTTCTGAATACATTTATAAGCATTTAGGGAGCTATCCTCACACAGAATTAGTGGTAAGTACTATAGATTATAATAAAGATCCGTTATATGGATTAAATCAGCTACCTTCATTTGTACGCCCTTACGATAACCAGTTTCAGTTTGAATTAAAGTATCTAAAAACAGCATTGAATAACTTTTTCAACGAAACTTTATTTCTAGATCCAAGAAAAGAACGCTGGGTGATGGATGCGCTGATTAATTACATGATGATATCCTATGTAGAGGAGAACTATCCAGATCAAAAATTATTAGGGAAATTATCAACGATTTGGGGCTTCAAAAATTTTAACCTTGCAAAAATGAAATTTGAGGAGCAATATCCCCTACTCTATATGTATGCTGCAAGAAAAAATATAGATCAACCTTTAATAACACCCAATGATTCTTTAATAAAATACAACCATAAAATTGGGAACCGTTATAAGGCGGGTGCAGGGCTATCTTTTCTAGCTAATTACGTCGGCAAGGAAAAAGTAGATGAGAGTATTAAGGATTTTTATGCTAATTATAAATTAAGACCAGTATCCTCACAGGATTTTGAACGCATCTTAGCAAATAATGTAAACAAAGATATTTCTTGGTTCTTAGATGAGTATGTGACAACAAATGATCGCATTGATTTTAAAATTAAGAAAGTTGTAAAAGTGGGGGATTCTTTGGGGGTTACCTTAAAAAATAAGAGTGGTACCAATGTGCCTATTTCAATGTTTGGACTGCAAAAAGATTCTGTAGTTTCTAAATATTGGTTTACAGGAATAGACAGTACCAAAACATTTTATATCCCACAAAATGGGGAAGATAAATTAGTTCTTAATTACGACCAAAAAATACCAGAGTTTAATCAAAGAGATAACTGGAAATCTTTAGGCGGATTCTTATCTAGTAATAAAAAATTAAAATTTCAGTTTTTCAAGGATACAGAAGACCCTTTTTACAATCAAATCTTTTATGTGCCTACGATACGTTTTAACATTTATGATGGTATTACTCCGGCCATGCGTATTTACAATAAAACATTTTTAGAGCGCCCATTTCTGTTTGACATATCTCCGGCCTATGCTTTTAAAGAAAGATCACTGGTAGGTTCGGCAGGCTTTAAGTTTAGAAAGTATCATAATAAGACGGGATTTTATTTATCTAATTATAGCCTTAGTGGATCAACCTATCATTTTCAAGAGAATTCTAGGTATGTGTCAATAACACCAGCGGTAAGTTTTGGTTGGCGTCCAGATGATTTCAGATCTAATAAGAGAGATTTTTTAAACATTAGATACGTAAATATCTACAGATCATTAGATGAAAATGTTGAGGAACTTGAAACTACTCCTGACTACAGTGTTTTAAATGCACGATATGGTAGTTTTAAAAACGGAATAATTGATTATTATTCTTGGTTTGCAGATGCTCAATATGCCGGTAATTTTAGTAAAATAGCTTTTAATTTTGAGTACAGAAAACTCTTTGCGAATAACATGCAACTGAATACTCGTTTTTTTGCGGGTAAATTTATCTCTAATACAAGTGATACGGATTTTTACAGTTTTGCATTAGATCGTCCTACAGATTATTTATTTGATTATAATTATTTAGGGAGGTCAGAATCTTCCGGTTTATATAGCCAGCAGCTAGTTATTGCGGAAGGTGGATTTAAATCTAAATTAGCGAACCCTTTTGCTAATGATTTTTTAGCAACCACCAACACAAGTATTAGTGTATGGAGATGGATAGAGTTGTACGGTGATCTGGGATTGACTAAAAACAGGAATGAGAACGCTCGTTTTGTATATGATTCAGGTGTGCGCCTGAATTTGGTAACCGACTATTTTGAGCTCTATTTTCCGCTATATTCCAATAATGGATGGGAAGTGGCGCAACCAGATTATAGTCAGAAAATACGATTTATAGTAACCTTAAGTCCAAGAACACTTACGCGACTTATTACTAGAAAATGGTTCTAA
- a CDS encoding putative DNA modification/repair radical SAM protein yields the protein MSFERIKEKLNILADAAKYDVSCSSSGSTRGNKNKGLGDSTGMGICHTYTEDGRCVSLLKILLTNHCIFDCAYCVTRKSNDIKRAAFKIQEAVDLTINFYRRNYIEGLFLSSGIFKSPDYTMERLVAVAKKLRLEENFNGYIHLKSIPGASDELMYEAGLYADRLSVNIEVPTISGLKLLAPDKKHEDFTKPMLKVKNEILIYKAEKKITKSTPIYAPAGQSTQMIIGATGESDKDIMYSATHYYKNYNMKRVYYSGYVPVADDSRLPAIGSQVPMLRENRLYQTDWLLRFYGFGVKEILNDTHPNLDIDVDPKLSWALRNLSQFPIDVNTAEPRMLARIPGLGMNSVYKIINARKYRKLTFDHLKKIGVALNRAKYFMVCSGNDCAHKDLQAIQIKGLILQNSQGKFRNNYSSQLSLFN from the coding sequence ATGTCTTTCGAAAGAATAAAAGAAAAATTAAATATTTTGGCCGATGCGGCAAAGTACGATGTCTCGTGCTCTAGTAGTGGAAGTACTAGGGGGAATAAAAATAAAGGTCTCGGTGATAGTACGGGTATGGGTATTTGTCATACCTATACGGAAGATGGGCGTTGTGTGTCGCTCTTGAAGATATTGCTCACTAATCATTGCATTTTTGATTGTGCCTATTGTGTGACCAGAAAAAGCAATGATATAAAAAGAGCCGCTTTTAAAATTCAAGAAGCCGTAGATCTTACTATTAATTTTTACCGCCGTAATTATATAGAGGGACTTTTTTTGAGCTCAGGAATTTTTAAAAGTCCTGATTATACCATGGAGCGTTTGGTGGCCGTGGCTAAGAAATTAAGATTAGAAGAGAATTTTAACGGTTATATTCATCTTAAATCTATTCCTGGAGCAAGTGATGAATTAATGTATGAAGCTGGCTTATATGCAGACCGATTATCAGTGAATATAGAGGTGCCAACCATTTCTGGTTTAAAATTATTAGCTCCAGATAAAAAGCACGAAGACTTTACGAAGCCCATGTTAAAAGTCAAGAACGAAATTCTGATTTACAAAGCGGAAAAAAAGATTACTAAAAGCACGCCAATATATGCTCCTGCGGGCCAAAGTACACAAATGATTATAGGTGCCACAGGAGAATCAGACAAAGATATTATGTACTCGGCAACACATTATTACAAAAACTACAACATGAAACGGGTGTATTATTCAGGCTATGTACCCGTCGCAGATGATAGTAGGCTCCCGGCTATAGGTTCACAAGTACCTATGCTGCGCGAAAATAGATTGTATCAGACAGATTGGTTGCTTCGTTTTTATGGCTTTGGTGTTAAAGAAATTTTGAATGATACGCATCCAAATTTAGATATAGATGTGGATCCTAAATTAAGTTGGGCTTTGCGTAATTTGTCACAGTTTCCTATAGATGTAAATACTGCAGAACCTAGAATGCTAGCAAGAATTCCCGGTTTAGGAATGAATTCTGTATATAAAATTATTAATGCTAGAAAATATAGAAAACTAACATTTGACCATCTTAAGAAAATTGGAGTAGCCTTAAACCGGGCTAAATATTTTATGGTATGTAGTGGTAATGATTGTGCTCATAAGGATTTGCAAGCCATTCAAATAAAAGGATTAATTCTTCAAAATTCTCAGGGAAAGTTCAGGAATAATTATAGCTCACAATTATCCTTATTCAATTAG
- a CDS encoding TIGR00730 family Rossman fold protein: MRKEQHHKGWNEIKTNDSWALFKIMGEFVNGFEKMSQIGPCVSIFGSARTKEEDKYYQLAIEVAKSIAEAGYGVITGGGPGIMEAGNRGANLAGGTSVGLNIDLPFEQHDNPYIDSDKSLDFDYFFVRKVMFVKYSQGFVVMPGGFGTLDELFEAITLIQTNKIEKFPIILVGTEFWSGLMDWIRNTMLTMATISEKDLDLIKIVDTKEEVVDIIDSFYKGHLHSPNF; this comes from the coding sequence ATGAGAAAAGAACAACATCATAAGGGTTGGAATGAGATAAAGACAAATGATTCTTGGGCCTTATTTAAAATAATGGGTGAATTCGTAAACGGATTTGAAAAAATGAGTCAAATCGGGCCCTGTGTTTCCATATTTGGGTCAGCAAGAACTAAAGAAGAAGATAAATATTACCAATTAGCTATTGAAGTCGCTAAAAGTATTGCAGAAGCTGGTTATGGTGTTATTACTGGAGGAGGCCCAGGTATTATGGAAGCTGGTAATCGTGGAGCTAATTTAGCCGGAGGAACTTCTGTAGGTTTAAATATTGATTTACCATTTGAGCAGCATGACAATCCTTATATCGATAGCGATAAAAGTTTAGACTTTGATTACTTCTTTGTTCGTAAAGTCATGTTTGTTAAGTACAGTCAGGGTTTTGTGGTAATGCCAGGAGGCTTTGGTACATTGGATGAACTTTTTGAAGCAATAACACTAATTCAAACCAATAAAATTGAGAAATTCCCAATTATATTAGTAGGAACGGAATTTTGGAGTGGCCTAATGGATTGGATTAGAAATACCATGCTTACCATGGCTACCATTAGTGAGAAAGACTTAGATTTAATTAAAATTGTAGATACAAAAGAAGAAGTAGTAGATATTATAGATTCTTTCTACAAAGGACATTTACACAGTCCAAACTTTTAA
- a CDS encoding thiamine pyrophosphate-dependent enzyme encodes MKVNLQDNNDISFEDFKEQILNDYEIAVLSRECSLLGRREVLTGKAKFGIFGDGKELPQLAMARSFKNGDFRSGYYRDQTFMMALGHLNAKQFFHGLYATTDIKKEPMSAGRQMGGHFVTPSLNEDGTWKDLTAQTNSSADISPTAGQMPRLLGLAQASKIYRNVEGIDTTNFSKNGNEVAWGTIGNASTSEGHFFETINAAGVLQVPMVISVWDDNYGISVHARHQTTKEDISEILKGFQRTEEAKGYEILIVNGWDYTALIHAYENAADIAREEHVPVLIHVKELTQPQGHSTSGSHERYKSEERLEWERENDCNKRFREWILEIGIATDDELKVLEKDIRKNVRTAKKEAWNEFLDSHRAAKEELLALLDKVSGSSPNKVFITRIKNDLIAIDEPIKKDIASKARRALRYLIGEDTNAKNELIAFIDRYYKEVQPKFSSHLYSELPNNALSIKEVKAVYDSEAEKVDGRIILKENFDKLFTNNPEALIFGEDTGAIGDVNQGLEGLQKKFGELRIADTGIREATIVGQGIGLAMRGLRPIAEIQYLDYLLYGLQTLSDDLATLLYRTVGKQKAPLIIRTRGHRLEGIWHSGSQMGGIINLLRGMYILVPRNMVKAAGFYNTLMKSDEPAIVIESLNGYRLKEELPTNLGEICTPIGIVETVKEGSDLTVVSYGSTLRIVMQVAQELNEVGIDVEVIDAQTLLPFDVNKDVVESVKKTNRLLVVDEDMPGGCSAYLIQEIVENQEGYKYLDSAPQTLTAKAHRPAYATDGDYFSKPNAEDIFEKIYGIMHEANPVKFSKLR; translated from the coding sequence ATGAAAGTAAATCTGCAAGACAATAACGACATTTCTTTTGAAGACTTTAAGGAGCAAATTCTTAATGATTATGAAATCGCTGTATTAAGCAGGGAGTGTAGTTTGTTAGGAAGACGAGAAGTACTTACGGGTAAAGCAAAATTCGGAATTTTTGGTGATGGTAAGGAATTACCACAACTAGCAATGGCACGGTCTTTTAAAAATGGTGACTTTAGAAGCGGCTATTACAGAGATCAGACATTTATGATGGCCTTGGGGCATTTAAATGCAAAGCAATTCTTTCATGGCTTATATGCCACTACAGATATTAAAAAAGAACCAATGTCTGCTGGTAGGCAGATGGGTGGGCACTTTGTGACACCTAGTTTAAATGAAGATGGGACTTGGAAAGATTTAACTGCTCAAACAAATAGTAGCGCAGATATTTCACCTACTGCAGGCCAAATGCCTAGACTTCTAGGTTTAGCACAAGCATCTAAAATATATAGAAACGTTGAAGGTATAGATACAACTAATTTCTCTAAGAACGGAAATGAAGTAGCATGGGGAACCATTGGAAATGCCAGTACAAGTGAGGGACATTTTTTTGAAACTATTAACGCTGCAGGAGTATTACAAGTTCCTATGGTTATTAGTGTTTGGGATGATAATTACGGAATATCCGTTCATGCAAGACATCAAACTACAAAAGAAGACATTTCTGAAATACTAAAAGGTTTTCAACGTACCGAAGAAGCCAAAGGGTATGAAATATTAATCGTAAATGGTTGGGATTATACGGCATTAATTCACGCCTATGAGAATGCTGCAGATATTGCAAGAGAAGAACATGTACCTGTTTTAATTCACGTTAAAGAACTTACACAACCACAAGGGCACTCAACTTCAGGTTCTCATGAAAGGTATAAAAGCGAAGAACGCTTAGAGTGGGAACGAGAAAATGATTGTAACAAACGTTTTAGAGAATGGATTCTTGAAATAGGTATCGCTACAGACGATGAGTTAAAAGTATTAGAAAAAGACATTCGTAAAAACGTTAGAACAGCAAAGAAAGAAGCTTGGAATGAGTTCTTGGACTCACATAGAGCCGCTAAAGAAGAATTACTTGCTTTATTGGATAAAGTTTCAGGAAGCAGTCCAAATAAAGTATTTATTACGCGAATTAAGAACGATTTAATTGCTATTGATGAGCCTATCAAAAAAGATATAGCATCAAAGGCAAGAAGAGCATTACGTTATTTAATAGGAGAAGATACCAACGCTAAAAATGAATTGATAGCATTTATAGATCGCTATTACAAAGAGGTACAACCAAAATTCAGTTCTCATTTATATAGTGAGCTACCAAACAATGCGCTAAGTATTAAAGAGGTAAAAGCAGTTTACGATTCAGAAGCTGAAAAAGTGGACGGAAGAATCATATTAAAGGAGAATTTTGATAAGCTCTTTACAAATAATCCTGAAGCGCTAATTTTTGGAGAAGATACTGGAGCTATAGGTGATGTAAATCAAGGTTTAGAAGGGCTACAGAAAAAATTTGGGGAATTAAGAATCGCAGATACCGGTATTCGCGAAGCAACCATAGTAGGCCAAGGAATTGGACTAGCAATGAGAGGGTTACGTCCTATCGCTGAAATTCAATATTTAGATTACTTATTATACGGACTTCAAACCTTAAGTGATGATTTGGCTACCCTACTCTACAGAACAGTTGGGAAACAAAAAGCGCCTTTAATTATAAGAACTCGTGGACATCGTTTGGAAGGAATATGGCACTCAGGTTCACAAATGGGAGGAATTATTAATCTTTTAAGAGGAATGTATATTCTAGTTCCTCGTAATATGGTGAAGGCTGCGGGTTTTTATAATACACTAATGAAAAGTGACGAACCGGCTATAGTTATAGAAAGTTTAAATGGATATCGCTTAAAAGAAGAGTTGCCAACTAATTTAGGGGAAATTTGTACTCCTATTGGTATCGTTGAAACCGTAAAAGAAGGTTCAGATCTTACGGTGGTTTCTTATGGTTCTACATTGCGAATAGTAATGCAAGTTGCTCAAGAGCTTAATGAAGTAGGTATTGATGTAGAAGTCATTGATGCGCAAACCTTGCTTCCTTTTGATGTGAATAAAGATGTTGTGGAGAGTGTAAAGAAAACTAATAGATTACTTGTCGTTGATGAAGACATGCCTGGAGGTTGTTCGGCTTATTTAATTCAAGAAATAGTTGAGAACCAAGAAGGCTATAAATATTTAGATAGTGCACCTCAAACATTAACAGCCAAGGCACATAGACCTGCTTATGCTACAGATGGTGATTATTTTTCTAAGCCAAATGCAGAAGATATTTTTGAGAAGATTTATGGTATTATGCATGAAGCAAACCCTGTGAAATTTTCTAAATTAAGATAA
- a CDS encoding TIGR03915 family putative DNA repair protein codes for MNEAKILVYDGSFNGYLTAVFQAFEQKLTIADIQKEESAQSGLFSDAELVYTDVLKSKRVWNGIQKKNNTAIKNIYFAFLSETKGIELLLYRYIQKLFSETELLHLNFSDDIVLKISQLAKSVGREKHRMEAFVRFQLTKDAIYFSNIEPDFDVLPLISKHFKSRYADQQWIIYDVKRKYGIYYNLDTVEFITLDMAEIHNNKTKKSSVFTDEEYEFQDLWNNYFKSTNIASRVNLKLHTQHVPKRYWKYLSEKKAVS; via the coding sequence ATGAACGAAGCAAAAATTTTAGTTTACGATGGAAGTTTTAACGGATACTTAACAGCTGTTTTTCAAGCTTTTGAGCAGAAGTTAACTATTGCAGATATTCAGAAAGAGGAAAGCGCACAAAGTGGTTTATTTTCTGATGCAGAATTAGTTTATACGGATGTTTTAAAATCAAAGCGGGTTTGGAATGGCATTCAGAAAAAGAATAATACAGCCATTAAGAATATATACTTTGCTTTTCTTAGTGAAACAAAAGGAATAGAGCTACTACTCTATCGGTATATTCAAAAATTGTTTTCAGAAACAGAACTCTTGCATCTTAATTTTTCTGATGATATTGTTTTAAAAATAAGTCAACTTGCTAAATCTGTAGGAAGAGAAAAACATCGCATGGAAGCATTCGTCCGATTTCAATTAACAAAAGATGCTATCTATTTTTCTAATATAGAGCCAGATTTTGATGTGCTACCCTTAATTTCTAAACATTTTAAAAGCAGGTACGCAGACCAGCAATGGATTATTTATGATGTAAAACGCAAATACGGCATCTATTATAATTTAGACACCGTTGAGTTCATTACCTTAGATATGGCAGAAATTCATAACAATAAAACGAAAAAAAGTAGTGTTTTTACAGACGAAGAATATGAGTTTCAGGATTTATGGAACAACTATTTTAAAAGTACGAATATTGCTTCAAGAGTTAATTTAAAGTTGCATACACAGCATGTGCCAAAGCGCTACTGGAAATATTTGAGTGAGAAAAAAGCAGTGTCCTAG
- the uvrA gene encoding excinuclease ABC subunit UvrA, which produces MINYEENIEVKGARVHNLKNIDITIPREKLVVITGLSGSGKSSLAFDTIYAEGQRRYIETFSAYARQFLGGLERPDVDKIDGLSPVIAIEQKTTSKSPRSTVGTITEIYDFLRLLYARAGDAYSYNTGERMVSYSDDQIRSLIKKDYDQKKINILAPVIKSRKGHYRELFEQIAKQGFVKVRVDGVVVDITKGMKVDRYKVHDIEIVIDRLKVIDTEDFDKRLSETINTAMYSGENVLMVLEEGQKIARYFSRDLMCPTTGISYPNPEPNTFSFNSPKGMCSHCSGLGHVYQVNEKKIFPNKKLTIKAGGIAPLGEYKSSWAFKQIDTIGQRYKFDINTPIEKISEEAIHVLLNGTVESFDLDSKTLGVKRTYKIDYEGISNFITNQFNEADSTSIKRWAKEYMDKITCPTCDGSRLRKESLNFKVDEKNIAELAHLDISELAEFFKKLPKKIGGNQLKIAEEIIKEISTRVQFLLDVGLDYLSLNRSSKSLSGGEAQRIRLATQIGSQLVGVLYILDEPSIGLHQRDNERLIKSLEALRDLGNSVIVVEHDKDMIERADHVIDIGPKAGKYGGEIISEGKPEDLKNFNTLTADYISGKKQIEVPKQRRKGNGKKITLSGCTGNNLKNVTASFPLGKLIGVTGVSGSGKSTLINETLYPIMNAYYFNGVKKPMPYKKITGLEHIDKVIDINQSPIGRTPRSNPATYTGVFSEIRSLFTKTPEAAIRGYKPGRFSFNVKGGRCETCQGGGLRVIEMNFLPDVYVECETCNGKRFNRETLEIRYKGKSIADVLEMTINEAVDFFELIPKIHRKLKTIKEVGLGYISLGQQSTTLSGGEAQRIKLATELSKRDTGNTFYILDEPTTGLHFEDIRVLMEVLERLVDKGNTILVIEHNMDVIKMADYIIDIGYEGGKGGGKLVAKGTPEEVCKDKKSYTAKFLRKELGL; this is translated from the coding sequence ATGATAAATTACGAAGAGAATATAGAGGTGAAAGGCGCACGCGTTCATAACCTTAAAAATATAGACATTACAATCCCTCGAGAAAAGTTAGTGGTCATCACAGGACTTTCAGGAAGTGGTAAATCATCCTTAGCATTTGACACTATTTATGCAGAAGGGCAAAGAAGGTATATAGAAACCTTTTCGGCCTATGCAAGACAGTTTCTTGGAGGCTTAGAGCGCCCAGATGTGGATAAGATAGATGGTTTATCTCCGGTAATTGCCATTGAGCAAAAAACTACTTCTAAATCACCGCGATCTACCGTAGGTACTATTACCGAAATTTATGATTTTTTACGATTATTATATGCTCGTGCAGGAGATGCATACAGTTATAATACTGGAGAGAGAATGGTGAGTTATAGTGACGATCAAATTCGGAGTTTAATAAAAAAAGATTATGACCAGAAGAAAATTAATATTCTGGCGCCTGTTATCAAATCTAGAAAAGGGCATTACCGAGAATTATTTGAACAAATAGCAAAACAAGGCTTTGTTAAAGTTCGCGTAGATGGCGTAGTCGTAGATATTACCAAAGGGATGAAAGTGGACCGTTACAAGGTGCACGACATTGAAATAGTAATAGACCGATTAAAAGTTATTGATACAGAAGATTTTGATAAACGATTATCAGAAACGATAAACACGGCTATGTATAGCGGTGAGAATGTACTAATGGTTTTAGAAGAAGGACAGAAAATTGCGCGTTATTTCAGTAGAGATTTAATGTGTCCCACTACAGGTATTTCTTATCCTAATCCAGAGCCTAATACATTTTCATTCAATTCTCCAAAAGGGATGTGTTCTCATTGCAGTGGCTTAGGACATGTCTATCAGGTAAATGAAAAGAAGATTTTTCCAAATAAAAAACTAACGATTAAAGCAGGTGGTATTGCTCCTCTTGGAGAGTATAAAAGTTCTTGGGCTTTTAAACAAATAGATACTATTGGCCAACGTTATAAATTTGATATCAACACTCCTATTGAAAAAATTTCTGAAGAAGCTATCCATGTACTGTTAAACGGTACGGTCGAGAGTTTTGATTTAGATTCTAAAACACTGGGTGTTAAGCGTACTTATAAAATTGATTACGAAGGGATATCTAATTTCATTACCAATCAATTTAATGAAGCAGATTCTACCTCTATTAAACGTTGGGCAAAAGAGTATATGGACAAGATTACCTGCCCTACTTGTGATGGTTCTCGTTTACGTAAAGAGTCTTTAAATTTTAAAGTTGATGAAAAGAATATTGCAGAATTAGCGCATTTAGATATTTCTGAATTAGCAGAATTCTTTAAAAAGCTGCCTAAGAAAATTGGAGGTAATCAACTCAAAATTGCAGAAGAAATTATTAAAGAGATCAGCACTCGAGTTCAATTTTTATTGGATGTTGGTTTAGATTATTTATCTCTTAATAGAAGCTCTAAATCGCTCTCTGGTGGTGAAGCACAGCGTATACGTTTAGCCACACAGATAGGCTCTCAATTAGTGGGTGTATTGTATATTTTAGATGAGCCTAGTATCGGATTACATCAACGTGACAATGAGCGTTTGATAAAATCATTAGAAGCCCTGAGGGATTTAGGTAATTCTGTGATTGTGGTTGAGCATGATAAAGATATGATTGAGCGTGCAGATCATGTCATAGATATTGGTCCCAAAGCGGGAAAATATGGTGGAGAAATTATATCAGAAGGGAAACCGGAAGATCTTAAAAATTTCAATACGCTGACGGCAGATTATATTTCCGGTAAAAAACAAATTGAAGTACCTAAGCAACGCAGAAAAGGAAATGGCAAAAAAATCACCCTATCTGGTTGTACTGGAAATAATCTAAAAAATGTAACTGCAAGTTTTCCTTTAGGAAAATTAATTGGTGTTACAGGTGTTTCGGGAAGTGGAAAATCTACTTTAATAAATGAAACACTCTACCCTATCATGAATGCCTATTACTTCAATGGGGTAAAAAAACCAATGCCATATAAGAAAATAACGGGATTAGAGCACATTGATAAGGTTATTGATATTAATCAATCTCCCATTGGAAGAACTCCACGCTCAAATCCTGCGACATACACAGGCGTTTTTAGCGAAATTCGTTCTCTTTTCACCAAAACTCCAGAAGCGGCTATTCGCGGATACAAACCAGGAAGATTTAGTTTTAATGTAAAAGGTGGCCGTTGTGAAACCTGTCAAGGTGGTGGTTTGCGTGTTATTGAAATGAATTTCCTGCCAGACGTCTACGTAGAATGCGAAACATGTAATGGAAAACGTTTTAATAGAGAAACTTTAGAGATTAGGTATAAAGGTAAGTCTATAGCAGATGTTTTGGAAATGACCATCAATGAAGCAGTAGATTTCTTCGAATTGATTCCTAAAATACACAGAAAACTTAAAACTATTAAAGAAGTAGGCTTAGGCTATATTTCTTTAGGACAGCAGTCTACAACACTTTCTGGTGGAGAAGCGCAACGGATTAAATTAGCAACAGAGCTGTCCAAAAGAGATACTGGCAATACTTTTTATATATTAGACGAACCAACAACAGGCTTGCATTTTGAAGATATTAGAGTCTTAATGGAAGTTTTGGAGCGTTTAGTAGATAAAGGAAATACTATCCTGGTCATAGAACATAACATGGATGTTATAAAAATGGCAGATTACATTATAGATATAGGCTATGAAGGTGGTAAAGGTGGCGGTAAGCTCGTTGCAAAAGGAACACCTGAAGAGGTATGCAAAGATAAAAAGAGTTATACGGCAAAGTTTCTCAGAAAAGAATTAGGTTTGTGA